A section of the Gloeobacter violaceus PCC 7421 genome encodes:
- a CDS encoding R3H domain-containing nucleic acid-binding protein, protein MRVTDDLEKLLAILPVPLQERLHAHERLDELVEVVLDLGRRPEARFREGSDYLSEIPVTQDELDGCTARVGEFSGDNRAGIERTLHRISAMRNRHGKIIGLTCRVGRAVFGTIGMIRDLVESGRSILLLGRPGVGKTTALREIARVLADDLHKRVVIIDTSNEIAGDGDIPHPAIGRARRMQVARPEYQHQVMIEAVENHMPEVIVIDEIGTELEALAARTIAERGVQLVGTAHGNKLDNLIKNPTLSDLIGGIQTVTLGDEEARRRGTQKSVLERKAPPTFEIAVEMQERYKWIVHKDVAETVDYLLRDRKPLPETRALNGAGKVSVTRELSEAEWDEPLTTRTGSWHSPVPVVPLGAMEMEADFDGSRVRIYPYAVSRSHLERIVNTLGYPVLLTKEIDEADVVLALRSHVRDKGKIAAVAQNRQIPVHTVKANTIPHITRALRRILQIDEPGIPGDLDAGLFGSLDSEDELEAMEEARLAVEQIVLPKGQPVELLPRAPHIRKMQHELVEHYRLKSESFGQEPNRRLRIYPE, encoded by the coding sequence ATGCGCGTCACCGACGACCTGGAGAAGCTTCTGGCCATCCTGCCGGTACCGCTGCAGGAGCGTCTGCACGCCCACGAGCGCCTCGACGAACTGGTCGAGGTGGTACTGGATCTGGGACGGCGGCCGGAGGCGCGCTTTCGCGAAGGCAGCGATTATCTTTCCGAGATCCCGGTCACCCAGGACGAACTGGACGGGTGCACCGCCCGGGTGGGCGAATTTTCCGGCGACAACCGCGCGGGCATCGAGCGGACCCTCCACCGCATCAGTGCGATGCGCAACCGCCACGGCAAAATCATCGGTCTGACCTGCCGGGTGGGCCGGGCGGTCTTCGGCACCATCGGCATGATCCGCGATCTGGTCGAATCGGGACGCTCGATTTTGCTGTTGGGTCGCCCCGGCGTCGGCAAGACCACCGCCCTGCGCGAGATCGCCCGCGTGCTGGCGGACGATCTGCACAAACGCGTCGTGATTATCGACACCAGCAACGAAATCGCCGGCGACGGCGACATTCCGCACCCGGCCATCGGCCGGGCGCGGCGCATGCAGGTGGCCCGACCCGAGTACCAGCACCAGGTGATGATCGAGGCGGTCGAAAACCACATGCCCGAGGTGATCGTCATCGACGAAATCGGCACCGAACTGGAGGCCCTGGCGGCGCGCACGATCGCCGAGCGCGGCGTGCAACTGGTCGGTACCGCCCACGGCAACAAGCTCGATAACCTGATCAAAAATCCGACCCTAAGCGACTTGATTGGCGGCATCCAGACGGTGACCCTGGGCGACGAAGAAGCGCGCCGCCGCGGCACCCAAAAAAGCGTGCTCGAGCGCAAGGCGCCGCCCACCTTCGAGATCGCCGTCGAGATGCAGGAGCGCTACAAGTGGATCGTCCACAAGGATGTCGCCGAGACGGTCGACTACTTGCTGCGCGACCGCAAGCCCCTGCCCGAGACCCGTGCCCTCAACGGCGCCGGCAAAGTGAGCGTCACGCGCGAACTCTCCGAGGCGGAGTGGGACGAACCGCTCACCACCCGCACCGGCTCCTGGCACAGTCCGGTGCCGGTGGTGCCTTTGGGGGCGATGGAGATGGAGGCCGATTTTGACGGCAGCCGCGTGCGCATCTATCCCTATGCGGTCTCGCGCAGCCACCTGGAGCGCATCGTCAACACCCTGGGCTACCCGGTGCTGCTCACCAAAGAGATCGACGAAGCGGACGTGGTGCTCGCTTTGCGCTCCCATGTGCGCGACAAGGGCAAAATCGCCGCCGTCGCCCAGAACCGCCAGATCCCCGTGCACACGGTCAAGGCCAACACCATCCCCCACATCACCCGGGCGCTGCGGCGCATCTTGCAGATCGACGAACCCGGCATCCCGGGCGATCTGGACGCCGGTTTATTCGGTTCGCTCGATTCGGAGGACGAACTGGAGGCGATGGAGGAGGCCCGCCTGGCGGTCGAGCAGATCGTACTGCCCAAGGGCCAGCCGGTCGAACTTTTGCCCAGAGCCCCGCACATCCGCAAGATGCAGCACGAACTGGTGGAGCACTACCGGCTCAAATCCGAGAGCTTCGGCCAGGAGCCCAACCGAAGGCTGCGTATCTATCCGGAGTAA
- a CDS encoding ATP-dependent Clp protease proteolytic subunit, whose translation MSELANYGPGAIRAAYSGDYGFRTPPPDLPSLLLNERIVYLGTPINDVVAELLIAQLLYLESEDNAKPIEIYINSPGVAGFETSAFAVYDTMRHVRMPIKTICLGLAGGFSALLMAAGTKGQRMSLPNSRIILYQPYGGARGQATDINIRAQELLTTKRTLNQLLSIHTGKTVEQIDKDTERLFYMSPQEAVSYGLIDKVLEPSANKLAKLKAVGAPV comes from the coding sequence ATGAGCGAACTTGCCAACTACGGGCCTGGTGCGATCCGGGCCGCTTACTCCGGGGACTACGGCTTTCGCACGCCTCCCCCGGACCTGCCCTCTTTGCTGCTCAACGAGCGCATCGTCTATCTCGGCACCCCGATTAACGACGTGGTGGCCGAACTATTGATTGCCCAGCTGCTCTATCTCGAGTCGGAGGACAACGCCAAACCGATCGAGATTTACATCAACAGCCCCGGCGTGGCCGGCTTCGAGACCAGCGCCTTCGCGGTCTACGACACGATGCGCCACGTGCGCATGCCGATCAAGACCATCTGCTTGGGCCTGGCGGGCGGCTTCTCGGCGCTGCTGATGGCGGCGGGCACCAAGGGTCAGCGCATGAGCCTGCCCAATTCACGCATCATTCTTTACCAACCCTACGGCGGTGCGCGCGGCCAGGCCACCGACATCAACATCCGCGCCCAGGAACTCCTCACCACCAAGCGCACCCTCAACCAGCTGCTGAGTATCCATACCGGCAAGACCGTCGAGCAGATCGACAAGGACACTGAGCGCCTTTTTTACATGTCCCCGCAGGAAGCCGTTTCCTACGGCCTGATCGACAAGGTGCTCGAACCGAGTGCGAACAAGCTCGCCAAGCTCAAAGCGGTCGGCGCCCCGGTCTAG
- a CDS encoding radical SAM protein has product MAPLVCNYYVTYKCNARCHFCDIWALTPPPESSYQTICANLRDLKRLGVKYVDFTGGEPLLRPDIVELYAEAKRLGLMTTLTTNTILYPKKAEALRGLVDFLNFSLDGPDAASHNQSRGVDIFERLIESVHLARALGEYPTLNFTVTAQNFARIGEAAELARGLEVRVWLNPAFTAHEHYNSAKNPTPEIVAAIRGAAEGYRGTVGYNRAALALIEAGGNDTAKPRCKAVDAVIVISPDDKLLLPCYHFAQHAAPIGGRLYDLYTEGEKVQEYRASQGKLKVCEGCTVWCYLIPSFFKGLDRYTLLNGFTYADEFFSRRRGRRGVAARAVLHSN; this is encoded by the coding sequence ATGGCTCCGCTGGTCTGCAACTACTACGTCACCTACAAGTGCAACGCCCGTTGCCACTTTTGCGATATCTGGGCGCTGACGCCGCCGCCGGAGTCGAGCTACCAGACCATTTGCGCCAACCTGCGCGATCTCAAGCGCCTTGGAGTCAAGTACGTCGACTTTACCGGCGGCGAGCCGCTCCTGCGGCCCGATATCGTCGAACTTTACGCCGAAGCCAAGCGCCTGGGCCTGATGACCACCCTAACCACCAACACGATCCTCTACCCCAAAAAAGCCGAGGCGCTGCGGGGGTTGGTCGACTTTTTGAATTTTTCTTTGGACGGTCCCGACGCCGCTTCCCACAACCAGTCGCGGGGGGTGGACATCTTTGAGCGGCTGATCGAATCGGTGCATCTGGCGCGCGCTCTGGGCGAGTACCCGACGCTCAACTTCACCGTCACCGCCCAAAATTTCGCCCGCATCGGCGAGGCGGCCGAACTGGCCCGCGGCCTGGAGGTGCGCGTCTGGCTCAACCCGGCTTTTACCGCCCACGAACATTACAACAGCGCCAAAAATCCGACACCCGAGATCGTGGCGGCCATCCGCGGCGCGGCCGAGGGCTACCGGGGGACGGTGGGCTACAACCGCGCCGCCCTCGCCTTGATCGAAGCCGGGGGCAACGACACCGCCAAACCCCGCTGCAAAGCGGTCGATGCGGTGATCGTCATTTCCCCGGACGACAAGTTACTGCTGCCTTGTTACCACTTCGCCCAGCACGCGGCTCCCATCGGCGGTCGGCTTTACGATCTCTACACCGAAGGCGAAAAAGTCCAGGAGTACCGGGCTTCCCAGGGCAAGCTCAAAGTCTGCGAAGGCTGCACAGTCTGGTGCTACTTGATCCCGAGCTTTTTCAAGGGACTCGACCGCTACACGCTCCTCAACGGCTTCACCTATGCCGACGAGTTCTTTTCGCGCCGCCGGGGGCGGCGCGGGGTGGCCGCGCGAGCGGTGCTACACTCAAATTAA
- a CDS encoding NAD(P)H-quinone oxidoreductase subunit N: MPLLNLVLDNGSRFVADVEKHSSIALWAPPEGGIEGNYQRRLRGIGYRTQIITAKGLGDISRFLLESHGVRPAHLGKKDKRVFTLPPELAIYMDTLPASAKGFVLWIIEGKVLSLFELESLVGLPAAVPKLKVIVEVGSDYNIRWMPLEQAVSKMAEGR; this comes from the coding sequence ATGCCTCTGCTCAACCTGGTGCTCGACAACGGCAGCCGCTTTGTGGCGGATGTCGAGAAACATAGTTCCATCGCCCTCTGGGCGCCCCCCGAGGGTGGCATCGAAGGCAACTACCAGCGCCGGTTGCGGGGAATCGGCTACCGCACGCAGATCATTACCGCCAAGGGATTGGGGGATATTTCGCGTTTTTTGCTCGAGAGCCATGGCGTTCGCCCGGCCCATCTGGGCAAAAAGGACAAGCGCGTATTTACTTTGCCGCCGGAACTGGCGATCTACATGGACACACTGCCGGCGAGCGCCAAAGGTTTCGTGCTCTGGATCATCGAAGGCAAAGTGCTCTCGCTTTTTGAGCTGGAGTCTCTGGTCGGGCTGCCGGCGGCGGTCCCGAAACTGAAAGTGATCGTCGAGGTGGGCAGCGACTACAACATCCGCTGGATGCCGCTGGAACAGGCGGTGTCCAAGATGGCGGAGGGGCGTTAG
- a CDS encoding ATP-dependent Clp protease proteolytic subunit, with product MPIGIPKVPYRLPGGQSQWIDIFNRLALDRIIFLGREVDDEIANAIIASMLYLDSEDPEKDIFLYINSPGGSVSAGLAIYDTMQHVRADVATMCVGLAASMGSFLLTAGAKGKRTSLPHSRIMIHQPLGGAQGQATDIGIQAKEILYTKDRLNQILSERTGQPLERIERDTDRDFFMSAEDAKQYGLIDQVVQHRPV from the coding sequence ATGCCCATCGGTATTCCCAAAGTTCCCTACCGCCTGCCGGGTGGCCAGAGCCAGTGGATTGACATTTTTAACCGTCTGGCCCTCGATCGGATCATCTTTTTGGGCCGCGAGGTCGACGACGAAATCGCCAATGCGATCATCGCCTCGATGCTCTACCTCGACTCCGAAGACCCCGAAAAGGACATCTTCCTCTACATCAACAGCCCCGGCGGTTCGGTGTCGGCGGGGTTGGCCATCTATGACACCATGCAGCACGTGCGCGCCGACGTTGCCACCATGTGCGTGGGTCTTGCGGCGAGCATGGGTTCCTTTTTGCTCACCGCAGGCGCCAAGGGCAAGCGCACCAGCCTGCCCCACTCGCGCATCATGATCCACCAGCCCCTGGGCGGCGCCCAGGGCCAGGCCACCGACATCGGCATCCAGGCCAAAGAGATCCTGTACACCAAAGATCGCCTCAACCAGATTCTCTCCGAACGGACCGGCCAGCCTCTCGAGCGCATCGAGCGCGACACCGATCGCGACTTTTTCATGTCCGCCGAGGATGCCAAGCAGTACGGCCTGATCGATCAGGTCGTCCAGCACCGCCCGGTCTGA
- the pgeF gene encoding peptidoglycan editing factor PgeF, translating into MWQLIEDGPWSRWQCNLLCDWPHGFFTRHARGAPPGELASALGLEPHRAYRLKQIHSALVHPTPVEPDASGDALWTGRAGESVWVGSADCTPILLADPVSGTVAAIHAGWRGTAQAILPFTIEQLRQAGADPADLLCAMGPAISGRAYQVSEPVAFEVTGTVKQAELALLPDAELGKVRLDVREVNRQQALQSGLRAERIAICPACTFSSPDWLHSYRREGGGKIQFSGIGPGLAV; encoded by the coding sequence GTGTGGCAGTTGATTGAAGATGGACCGTGGAGCCGCTGGCAGTGCAATTTGCTCTGCGATTGGCCCCACGGTTTTTTCACGCGCCACGCCCGGGGGGCGCCCCCGGGCGAACTGGCCTCGGCCCTTGGCTTGGAGCCGCACAGAGCCTATCGCCTCAAACAGATCCACAGCGCCCTGGTGCACCCGACGCCGGTGGAACCGGACGCATCGGGGGATGCGCTTTGGACCGGACGGGCGGGTGAATCGGTCTGGGTGGGAAGCGCCGATTGCACGCCGATTTTGCTGGCCGACCCGGTTTCGGGGACAGTCGCGGCCATCCACGCCGGTTGGCGCGGCACCGCCCAAGCCATCTTGCCCTTCACGATCGAGCAGCTGCGGCAGGCGGGGGCGGATCCGGCGGACCTGCTGTGTGCGATGGGGCCGGCCATCAGCGGCCGGGCTTATCAGGTCTCAGAACCCGTCGCTTTCGAGGTGACCGGCACGGTAAAGCAGGCGGAACTGGCTTTGCTGCCGGACGCTGAGCTTGGGAAGGTGCGCCTCGATGTGCGCGAAGTCAACCGCCAGCAGGCGTTGCAAAGCGGTCTGCGGGCCGAGCGCATTGCCATCTGTCCGGCCTGCACATTCAGCTCGCCCGATTGGCTCCACTCCTACCGGCGCGAAGGGGGGGGCAAAATTCAGTTCTCAGGCATTGGCCCGGGGCTTGCGGTCTAA
- a CDS encoding LdpA C-terminal domain-containing domain, whose amino-acid sequence MECLARPYGSLAAGSWFKLIGGASLQNLPTLSNLALVYTLAGADCIDVSADPAVIAAVGEAMVHGHRLAGFSPDAGPFLMVSLSDGDDPHFRKAHFDAERCPSDCPRPCLRICPVDAIAAGGIEALRCYGCGRCAPVCPLGLIEFRAWQAEVATIGALLADCPVDAVEIHTHRGNLEGFKRLWRGLAPVLPRLKLVAVSFPDEPGMREHLADLWEVMRAGPLSDAARSHIVWQIDGIPMSGDLARGTARASVRFAREVSTWRLPGYLQLAGGTNDASVELARAAGLAIGGIGYGSYARQLVQAETETGPLAEEPERLRRAVEQARALVCQLKPHLQQEGAAPWLTTTPQLR is encoded by the coding sequence GTGGAATGCCTGGCCCGTCCCTATGGTTCTTTAGCTGCCGGTAGCTGGTTCAAGCTCATTGGAGGAGCCAGTCTCCAGAATCTTCCGACCCTGTCCAATCTGGCACTTGTGTACACCCTGGCCGGGGCGGACTGCATCGACGTCTCCGCCGATCCGGCGGTGATCGCGGCAGTCGGTGAGGCAATGGTCCATGGTCACCGTTTGGCGGGCTTCTCCCCGGATGCGGGGCCGTTTTTGATGGTGAGCCTCAGCGATGGAGACGATCCCCATTTTCGCAAGGCCCATTTCGATGCCGAGCGCTGTCCGAGCGACTGTCCGCGTCCCTGCCTGCGCATCTGCCCGGTGGACGCCATTGCCGCGGGCGGCATCGAGGCCTTGCGCTGCTACGGTTGCGGGCGTTGCGCACCGGTCTGCCCGCTGGGATTGATTGAGTTTCGCGCCTGGCAGGCCGAGGTGGCCACCATCGGTGCGCTGCTTGCGGACTGTCCGGTGGATGCCGTCGAGATTCACACCCACCGGGGCAACCTCGAAGGTTTCAAGCGGCTGTGGAGGGGGCTTGCGCCCGTGTTGCCCCGCTTGAAGCTGGTGGCGGTGAGCTTTCCCGATGAACCGGGCATGCGTGAGCACTTGGCGGACCTTTGGGAGGTGATGCGCGCCGGTCCACTCTCGGATGCCGCCCGTTCGCACATCGTCTGGCAGATAGACGGCATACCGATGAGCGGCGATCTGGCCCGCGGTACGGCCAGAGCCTCGGTGCGCTTTGCCCGCGAAGTGAGTACCTGGCGACTGCCGGGGTATTTGCAGCTGGCGGGGGGCACCAACGACGCGAGCGTCGAACTGGCCCGGGCCGCCGGGCTGGCAATAGGCGGCATCGGCTACGGTTCCTATGCCCGCCAACTGGTCCAGGCTGAGACCGAAACGGGTCCGCTCGCCGAGGAGCCCGAGCGCTTGCGACGGGCCGTGGAGCAGGCCCGAGCGCTTGTCTGCCAACTCAAACCCCATCTTCAACAGGAGGGTGCCGCCCCATGGCTTACGACGACACCGCAACTTCGATGA